In Zingiber officinale cultivar Zhangliang chromosome 11B, Zo_v1.1, whole genome shotgun sequence, a single window of DNA contains:
- the LOC122034901 gene encoding probable protein phosphatase 2C 27 — protein MCVKDEIGGEEAEEIQKLGSPSSFASSPMERICENTVSIDDLNPVMNFVPIVRSGEWFNIGAREHMEDTHVCISDLAKKFRRRSLDAEAVSFYGVFDGHGGKDAAHFVCDNLPRIIAEDSDFPLKLEKVIVRSFLQTDLQFAKTCSPQASLPPSGTTALVTMIFGRSLLVANAGDCRAVLSRLGVAIEMSKDHRPCCAREKHRVESLGGFIDDGYLNGQLGVTRALGDWHLEGMKVLGQPGGPLIAEPELNHITLSKEDEFLIIGSDGLWDVFSSQNAVDFARRRLQQHNDVKACCKDIIEEALKRGADDNLTVVMLCFHADPPMRITHRGRLQKTISAEGLNSLKSLLEEKPSTKDN, from the exons ATGTGCGTGAAGGATGAGATCGGAGGGGAGGAGGCCGAAGAGATCCAAAAGTTGGGATCCCCCTCGAGCTTCGCCAGTTCGCCT ATGGAGAGGATTTGTGAGAATACAGTCTCCATTGACGATCTCAATCCGGTTATGAACTTTGTCCCGATCGTCCGTTCTGGGGAATGGTTTAATATTGGAGCTCGAGAGCACATGGAAGATACTCATGTATGCATCAGTGATCTAGCGAAAAAGTTTAGGCGTCGCTCTCTTGATGCGGAGGCGGTTTCATTCTACGGG GTGTTTGATGGGCATGGTGGGAAAGATGCTGCACATTTCGTATGCGATAACCTACCGAGGATCATCGCTGAAGATTCTGACTTCCCACTCAAACTTGAAAAAGTTATTGTCCGATCATTTCTGCAAACTGATTTGCAGTTCGCAAAGACATGCTCTCCTCAGGCATCTCTTCCTCCTTCAGGCACTACAGCTCTAGTCACAATGATTTTCGGAAG ATCGCTATTGGTCGCGAATGCAGGTGATTGTCGAGCAGTCCTTTCGCGACTTGGTGTGGCTATCGAAATGTCCAAGGACCACAGACCCTGCTGTGCAAGGGAGAAGCACCGTGTTGAATCCCTCGGTGGTTTCATTGATGATGGCTACTTAAACGGACAACTAGGCGTCACTCGAGCACTAGGAGATTGGCATCTTGAAGGCATGAAAGTGCTCGGGCAACCGGGAGGGCCACTCATTGCCGAACCAGAGTTGAACCACATTACGCTATCAAAAGAGGACGAGTTCTTGATCATTGGTAGTGATGGCCTATGGGACGTCTTCTCAAGCCAAAATGCAGTGGATTTTGCAAGGCGACGATTGCAGCAGCACAACGATGTCAAGGCATGCTGCAAGGATATCATTGAGGAAGCATTAAAGCGAGGCGCGGACGACAATCTCACAGTCGTTATGTTGTGCTTCCATGCCGATCCTCCCATGCGTATCACACATCGGGGTAGGTTACAAAAGACCATATCCGCTGAGGGACTTAACAGCCTCAAGAGCTTGTTAGAAGAGAAGCCATCTACTAAAGATAACTAG
- the LOC122033723 gene encoding phosphoenolpyruvate phosphatase-like isoform X1, translating into MDLRYFCIARGRIAVDSLKPMGGWSSQLLLLYLAVLCSANYVLCGSTSPYVRSEYPSTDIPLDNEAFVIPEGFNSPQQVHITQGDYDGKSVIVSWVTTSEPGSSEVWYGTEENKYELKAEGETTNYTFYDYSSGFIHHCLIDELKYNTKYYYKIGAGSSAREFWFQTPPEIQPDAAYTFGIIGDLGQTYNSLSTLDHYMKSGGQTLLFVGDLSYADNYKHNDGVRWDSWGCLVEKSAAYQPWIWTTGNHEIEYRPDLGETTMFKAFLHRFSTPYKASQSSSPLWYAIRRASAHIIVLSSYSPFVKYTPQWHWLRAELKRVNREKTPWLIVLMHAPLYNSNTAHYMEGEAMRAVFEKWFVKYKVDMVFAGHVHAYERSYRISNINYNITTGNRYPVPDKSAPVYITVGDGGNQEGLAGRFFEVQPDYSAFREASYGHSTLELKNRTHALYHWNRNDDGKHVPIDHLVFHNQYWASNTRRRRLKKHKFASHAGLFAKYGKILDSLP; encoded by the exons ATGGATCTGCGCTATTTCTGTATCGCCCGT GGTAGAATTGCAGTCGATTCCTTGAAGCCTATGGGTGGTTGGAGCTCACAGCTCCTCTTGTTATATCTGGCTGTTCTTTGCTCTGCGAATTATGTTTTATGTGGGAGTACAAGTCCATACGTACGTTCAGAATATCCATCTACCGATATCCCTCTAGATAATGAAGCGTTTGTTATTCCGGAAGGTTTCAACTCCCCGCAGCAG GTGCATATTACTCAAGGTGACTATGATGGGAAATCGGTCATAGTCTCCTGGGTGACAACTTCTGAGCCTGGTTCAAGCGAGGTCTGGTATGGCACAGAGGAGAACAAATATGAGCTTAAAGCTGAAGGAGAAACAACAAACTACACATTTTATGATTATAGTTCCGGATTTATTCATCACTGCCTTATTGATGAACTCAAG TATAACACAAAGTATTATTATAAAATTGGAGCTGGTTCCTCTGCTAGAGAATTTTGGTTCCAAACACCACCTGAGATCCAGCCAGATGCTGCATACACATTTGGCATAATTG GTGATCTGGGGCAAACTTATAATTCTCTTTCCACTCTCGACCACTACATGAAAAGTGGTGGACAAACTTTGTTGTTTGTTGGAGATCTCTCTTACGCAGATAATTATAAACATAATGATGGTGTCCGCTGGGATTCATGGGGTTGCCTTGTGGAAAAAAGTGCTGCATATCAACCATGGATTTGGACGACTGGCAATCATGAAATAGAGTATCGACCTGATTTG GGAGAGACCACTATGTTCAAAGCATTTTTGCACAGATTCTCGACGCCTTACAAGGCTTCCCAGAGCAGTTCACCCCTTTGGTATGCAATCAGGCGTGCATCTGCTCATATTATTGTGCTTTCAAGCTACTCTCCCTTTG TCAAATATACTCCACAATGGCATTGGCTGCGGGCAGAGCTGAAGCGAGTCAACAGAGAAAAAACACCATGGCTGATCGTCCTCATGCACGCCCCCCTTTACAACAGTAATACAGCGCATTATATGGAGGGTGAGGCTATGCGAGCTGTTTTCGAGAAGTGGTTTGTGAAATATAAAGTCGATATGGTCTTTGCTGGTCATGTGCATGCCTACGAGAGATCG TATCGCATTTCCAATATAAACTACAACATAACTACGGGCAACCGTTATCCTGTGCCCGACAAATCAGCTCCTGTATACATTACCGTTGGCGATGGAGGAAATCAGGAAGGTCTTGCTGGAAG ATTTTTTGAGGTGCAACCTGACTACTCTGCGTTCCGGGAAGCAAGTTACGGGCATTCAACCTTGGAACTGAAGAACAGAACTCATGCTTTATACCATTGGAATAGAAATGATGACGGAAAACATGTACCGATAGACCACCTTGTATTTCACAACCAATACTG GGCAAGCAACACGAGGAGGAGACGATTGAAGAAGCACAAATTCGCGAGCCATGCTGGCCTTTTTGCCAAATACGGAAAGATCTTGGATTCGCTTCCGTGA
- the LOC122035338 gene encoding NADPH--cytochrome P450 reductase-like — translation MQTGSEKASPLDLLSAVVASLSGGDGLASGAGDAFAENRLLIAVLSTVVAVLVGCVAIFFVWRSSGRKPAEPPKPLVVKTQMDAEEEDQGKKKVTVFFGTQTGTAEGFAKALAEEAKARYPNAIFKVVDIDEYAAEDDEYEENLKKESLALFFLATYGDGEPTDNAARFYKWFTEGKERGIWLENLQFGVFGLGNRQYEHFNKVAVVVDELLHEQGAKHIVQVGLGDDDQCIEDDFSAWRELLWPELDKLLQDENETGASTPYTAAIPEYGLCCQA, via the exons ATGCAGACGGGTTCCGAGAAGGCGTCGCCGCTCGATCTCTTGTCGGCCGTCGTCGCCTCCCTTTCCGGGGGAGATGGGCTCGCTTCCGGCGCCGGGGATGCCTTCGCGGAGAACCGGCTGCTGATCGCCGTCCTCAGCACCGTCGTCGCCGTGCTCGTCGGTTGCGTGGCGATATTCTTCGTCTGGCGATCGAGCGGGAGGAAGCCCGCCGAGCCGCCGAAGCCGCTGGTGGTGAAGACCCAGATGGATGCGGAGGAGGAGgaccaagggaagaagaaggtcacCGTCTTCTTCGGGACGCAGACCGGGACGGCTGAGGGGTTCGCGAAG GCGCTGGCTGAGGAGGCAAAGGCACGGTACCCTAATGCCATATTTAAAGTCGTGGATATC GACGAATATGCTGCTGAGGATGATGAGTACGAGGAGAACCTGAAAAAGGAGAGCTTGGCTTTGTTCTTCTTGGCTAC GTATGGAGATGGTGAGCCTACTGATAATGCTGCCCGGTTCTACAAATGGTTTACAGAG GGGAAAGAGAGAGGAATCTGGTTGGAAAATCTTCAATTTGGCGTGTTTGGTTTGGGCAATCGGCAATATGAACATTTTAATAAG GTTGCTGTGGTGGTCGATGAACTGCTTCATGAGCAAG GCGCCAAGCACATTGTCCAAGTGGGGTTGGGAGATGATGATCAGTGTATTGAGGATGACTTCTCTGCATG GAGGGAGCTTCTTTGGCCGGAGTTGGATAAGTTGCTTCAGGATGAAAATGAGACAGGTGCATCTACTCCTTATACAGCTGCCATTCCTGAATACGGGTTGTGTTGTCAAGCctga
- the LOC122035371 gene encoding uncharacterized protein LOC122035371, giving the protein MVSEISTSLSLDGGHFDTEFENIVCPICLDTPHNAVLLKCSSYDKGCRAFMCDTDTSLSNCLGRYKHANGVSTTTMVNSITSEASPQNFQVIPLNFDGLTCPFCRGDVTGFSVVVNARAYLNMKKRCCEEKHCGYASNYLELQQHAKREHPNSRPSEVDPERQRDWESFQRSLETTDIMSAIRSEVYRMLFGNCIMDYEDESDDEFDDFSGDECNWQTSSYHISDGFMSPRHQPQSRNERRIHPRSSSDVHIDDQPLSSSHTPEDFNRNAEIGETNNEASYRGNHSRRR; this is encoded by the coding sequence ATGGTTTCTGAAATCTCCACATCTCTGTCCTTAGACGGCGGCCACTTTGACACTGAGTTTGAGAATATTGTCTGCCCTATCTGTTTGGACACTCCACACAATGCAGTGCTTCTTAAGTGTAGTTCGTATGATAAAGGGTGCAGGGCATTCATGTGTGACACAGATACCTCTCTCTCAAACTGTCTCGGCCGGTATAAGCATGCAAATGGTGTCTCCACCACCACAATGGTTAATTCAATTACATCAGAGGCATCACCACAAAACTTTCAAGTAATTCCTTTGAATTTCGATGGCCTCACTTGCCCATTCTGCCGAGGAGATGTTACAGGATTTAGTGTGGTTGTTAACGCTCGGGCATACCTCAACATGAAGAAAAGATGCTGCGAAGAGAAGCATTGTGGGTATGCTAGCAACTATTTGGAACTACAACAACATGCTAAACGAGAACACCCGAATTCTCGACCATCTGAAGTTGACCCAGAAAGACAACGAGATTGGGAGAGTTTTCAACGGTCCTTGGAAACTACAGATATCATGAGCGCTATCCGTTCGGAAGTGTACAGAATGCTTTTTGGCAACTGTATCATGGATTATGAGGATGAAAGTGATGATGAATTTGATGATTTTTCAGGGGATGAGTGCAATTGGCAGACCTCTTCTTATCATATATCTGACGGCTTCATGTCCCCTAGGCACCAACCACAATCAAGAAACGAGAGGAGAATTCATCCTAGATCAAGCTCTGATGTTCATATAGACGATCAACCTCTATCGTCTAGTCATACGCCAGAAGATTTTAATAGAAATGCCGAGATTGGTGAAACAAATAATGAAGCATCATATAGAGGAAACCACAGTCGCCGCAGGTAG
- the LOC122035380 gene encoding 40S ribosomal protein S11-like has protein sequence MAEQTERAFLKQPKVFLSSKTSGKGKKPGKGGNRFWKNVGLGFKTPREAIEGTYIDKKCPFTGTVSIRGRIIAGTCHSAKMNRTIIVRRNYLHYVKKYQRYEKRHSNIPAHISPCFRVKEGDHVIIGQCRPLSKTVRFNVLKVIPAGSTSSRGKKGFTAV, from the exons ATGGCGGAACAG ACAGAGAGAGCATTCTTGAAGCAGCCAAAGGTGTTTCTGAG TTCAAAAACATCTGGCAAGGGAAAGAAGCCTGGAAAGGGTGGGAATAGATTTTGGAAGAATGTTGGTCTTGGCTTCAAGACACCAAGAGAAGCCATTGAAG GGACCTACATTGATAAGAAATGCCCATTCACTGGAACTGTATCAATTCGTGGTCGCATCATAGCAGGCACTTGCCACAGTGCTAAGATGAACAGAACCATCATCGTACGCCGGAACTACCTTCACTATGTGAAGAAATATCAAAG ATATGAGAAGAGACACTCCAATATCCCTGCACACATTTCCCCTTGTTTTCGTGTAAAGGAAGGTGACCATGTCATAATTGGTCAGTGCAG GCCACTTTCCAAGACTGTTCGTTTTAACGTGCTAAAAGTTATTCCTGCTGGATCGACAAGCAGTCGTGGCAAGAAGGGATTCACCGCGGTTTGA
- the LOC122033723 gene encoding phosphoenolpyruvate phosphatase-like isoform X2: protein MGGWSSQLLLLYLAVLCSANYVLCGSTSPYVRSEYPSTDIPLDNEAFVIPEGFNSPQQVHITQGDYDGKSVIVSWVTTSEPGSSEVWYGTEENKYELKAEGETTNYTFYDYSSGFIHHCLIDELKYNTKYYYKIGAGSSAREFWFQTPPEIQPDAAYTFGIIGDLGQTYNSLSTLDHYMKSGGQTLLFVGDLSYADNYKHNDGVRWDSWGCLVEKSAAYQPWIWTTGNHEIEYRPDLGETTMFKAFLHRFSTPYKASQSSSPLWYAIRRASAHIIVLSSYSPFVKYTPQWHWLRAELKRVNREKTPWLIVLMHAPLYNSNTAHYMEGEAMRAVFEKWFVKYKVDMVFAGHVHAYERSYRISNINYNITTGNRYPVPDKSAPVYITVGDGGNQEGLAGRFFEVQPDYSAFREASYGHSTLELKNRTHALYHWNRNDDGKHVPIDHLVFHNQYWASNTRRRRLKKHKFASHAGLFAKYGKILDSLP, encoded by the exons ATGGGTGGTTGGAGCTCACAGCTCCTCTTGTTATATCTGGCTGTTCTTTGCTCTGCGAATTATGTTTTATGTGGGAGTACAAGTCCATACGTACGTTCAGAATATCCATCTACCGATATCCCTCTAGATAATGAAGCGTTTGTTATTCCGGAAGGTTTCAACTCCCCGCAGCAG GTGCATATTACTCAAGGTGACTATGATGGGAAATCGGTCATAGTCTCCTGGGTGACAACTTCTGAGCCTGGTTCAAGCGAGGTCTGGTATGGCACAGAGGAGAACAAATATGAGCTTAAAGCTGAAGGAGAAACAACAAACTACACATTTTATGATTATAGTTCCGGATTTATTCATCACTGCCTTATTGATGAACTCAAG TATAACACAAAGTATTATTATAAAATTGGAGCTGGTTCCTCTGCTAGAGAATTTTGGTTCCAAACACCACCTGAGATCCAGCCAGATGCTGCATACACATTTGGCATAATTG GTGATCTGGGGCAAACTTATAATTCTCTTTCCACTCTCGACCACTACATGAAAAGTGGTGGACAAACTTTGTTGTTTGTTGGAGATCTCTCTTACGCAGATAATTATAAACATAATGATGGTGTCCGCTGGGATTCATGGGGTTGCCTTGTGGAAAAAAGTGCTGCATATCAACCATGGATTTGGACGACTGGCAATCATGAAATAGAGTATCGACCTGATTTG GGAGAGACCACTATGTTCAAAGCATTTTTGCACAGATTCTCGACGCCTTACAAGGCTTCCCAGAGCAGTTCACCCCTTTGGTATGCAATCAGGCGTGCATCTGCTCATATTATTGTGCTTTCAAGCTACTCTCCCTTTG TCAAATATACTCCACAATGGCATTGGCTGCGGGCAGAGCTGAAGCGAGTCAACAGAGAAAAAACACCATGGCTGATCGTCCTCATGCACGCCCCCCTTTACAACAGTAATACAGCGCATTATATGGAGGGTGAGGCTATGCGAGCTGTTTTCGAGAAGTGGTTTGTGAAATATAAAGTCGATATGGTCTTTGCTGGTCATGTGCATGCCTACGAGAGATCG TATCGCATTTCCAATATAAACTACAACATAACTACGGGCAACCGTTATCCTGTGCCCGACAAATCAGCTCCTGTATACATTACCGTTGGCGATGGAGGAAATCAGGAAGGTCTTGCTGGAAG ATTTTTTGAGGTGCAACCTGACTACTCTGCGTTCCGGGAAGCAAGTTACGGGCATTCAACCTTGGAACTGAAGAACAGAACTCATGCTTTATACCATTGGAATAGAAATGATGACGGAAAACATGTACCGATAGACCACCTTGTATTTCACAACCAATACTG GGCAAGCAACACGAGGAGGAGACGATTGAAGAAGCACAAATTCGCGAGCCATGCTGGCCTTTTTGCCAAATACGGAAAGATCTTGGATTCGCTTCCGTGA